In one Lycium barbarum isolate Lr01 chromosome 7, ASM1917538v2, whole genome shotgun sequence genomic region, the following are encoded:
- the LOC132604332 gene encoding probable disease resistance RPP8-like protein 2, producing the protein MYDSSLFGLLQMLYDTLKNEAKFLLNVGNQIQAIRAEINRIQCFLQDADAKKPEYETVRNWLADIREVAYDVENILEKYSHKITSRKDQSIWKENIALHNIGTETKDVMSRIDSIRRCMKTYVDTGIRVISPGEPSSEKSQWLTRSYSHLVDEDFVGLEKEVNELVEELTSDENVDFHGVLAICGMGGLGKTTLARKAYHHNDVRSHFQAFAWASISKQWQARDVLQRILTKLEPKIRKQINKMMDDELVKELYKIQQSKRCLVLLDDIWSTTFWDSVKHAFPKGKESRSKILLTTRKKDVCTHIDPTCFICEPSCLNAEESWKLLHKKAFPRVNTPDLNIDLELERLGKEMVNKCGGLPLAIIVIAGVLARRPKIDEWRRTSQNLNLRMSGESFEQDGKIHGALTLSYYDLPYQLKPCFLYLGNFPEDQKISAQRLYQLWAAEGIISLEGNQGEETAMMEVGECYLHELAQRYMVQVELDETTGRIKSCRLHDLMRDTCLSKAKEENFLKTISPQPLVQSMRCSSSAKATSTRTVRRLSITVDNEVQNYFSTNDKSFQHVRSALFFPIQAGREGTAYPLPIFQGLCNNFTILRVLHLEKFSFEENLHKAIGNLVHLRYLSFRHSRFQKLPSSVGNLKYLQTLDLRVNFFSYLTLPNTIQKLQNLRNLYLPPSHHNTYKLELSPLSHLEMLKNFDTQVSPFRDLFKLTKLQKLAAVLSLELNEMDEIITHLTHKTGRLRETSFRIYYRFNSEKDLNLLKRLLGCHHLRKLDLIGHISKLPEHYFFSQSLTKLTLRRSGLEEDPMLILQKLPKLFTLSLRGNAFVGKEMCCSAQGFPLLKTLKIQGLPNLESWRVETGAMPNLIYLEIEDCKKLEKVPDGLKYLTKIQEITIIDMPDTFQNRLEEVQGEDFYKVQFRKFFGTKNFPKIKPKILLSGHKLGGLFQTICPSTVPKEWKRV; encoded by the exons atgtaTGATAGTTCTCTCTTTGGTCTCCTGCAAATGTTATACGACACACTGAAGAACGAGGCGAAATTCCTGTTAAATGTTGGCAACCAAATCCAAGCTATTCGAGCAGAAATAAACCGAATACAATGCTTTTTACAAGATGCAGATGCTAAAAAACCTGAATACGAGACAGTTCGGAACTGGCTAGCAGATATTAGGGAAGTTGCTTATGATGTGGAGAATATTCTTGAGAAATACTCCCACAAAATTACTTCAAGAAAGGATCAATCGATTTGGAAAGAGAATATAGCTCTACACAACATAGGGACGGAAACGAAGGATGTTATGTCAAGAATTGATAGCATAAGAAGGTGCATGAAAACTTATGTTGATACTGGAATTAGAGTTATATCCCCAGGAGAACCCTCATCTGAGAAAAGTCAATGGTTAACAAGATCTTATTCTCATCTTGTAGATGAAGATTTCGTCGGATTAGAAAAAGAGGTGAATGAGTTGGTTGAAGAGTTGACAAGTGATGAAAATGTAGACTTTCATGGAGTTTTGGCGATATGTGGGATGGGAGGTCTAGGCAAGACAACACTTGCCCGAAAAGCATATCATCACAATGATGTACGAAGTCATTTTCAGGCTTTTGCTTGGGCTAGTATATCAAAGCAATGGCAAGCAAGAGATGTTCTACAGAGGATCCTCACGAAACTTGAACCGAAAATCAGAAAACAAATTAACAAGATGATGGACGACGAGCTCGTTAAGGAACTTTACAAAATTCAGCAGAGTAAAAGATGCTTGGTATTGCTGGATGATATTTGGTCAACAACTTTCTGGGATAGTGTAAAGCATGCTTTTCCTAAGGGGAAAGAGAGTAGAAGCAAAATTTTGCTCACAACGCGCAAGAAGGATGTTTGTACACACATAGATCCAACTTGTTTTATCTGTGAACCGAGCTGTTTGAATGCTGAGGAGAGTTGGAAGTTGCTTCATAAGAAAGCATTCCCCAGAGTAAACACTCCAG ATTTAAATATTGATTTGGAATTAGAGAGGCTTGGAAAGGAGATGGTCAATAAATGTGGAGGCTTGCCTTTAGCCATTATTGTGATTGCTGGAGTTTTGGCTAGAAGACCTAAAATAGATGAGTGGAGAAGGACGAGCCAAAACCTTAACCTTCGCATGAGTGGTGAAAGTTTTGAACAAGATGGAAAAATTCATGGTGCCCTAACTTTAAGTTATTATGACTTACCATATCAGCTTAAGCCGTGTTTTTTGTACTTGGGCAACTTTCCGGAGGACCAAAAGATATCTGCGCAAAGGTTGTATCAGCTATGGGCTGCTGAAGGTATTATATCATTGGAAGGTAACCAAGGAGAGGAGACAGCAATGATGGAAGTAGGGGAATGTTATTTGCACGAATTAGCTCAAAGGTACATGGTTCAAGTGGAACTAGACGAAACAACCGGAAGGATCAAATCCTGTCGACTTCATGATCTCATGCGAGATACATGTTTGTCGAAAGCAAAGGAGGAAAACTTTCTCAAGACAATTTCTCCTCAGCCTTTGGTTCAATCGATGCGCTGCTCTTCTTCAGCTAAAGCAACATCAACACGCACCGTACGTAGACTCTCTATCACCGTAGACAATGAAGTCCAGAACTATTTCTCTACTAATGATAAGTCCTTTCAGCATGTTAGATCAGCTTTGTTCTTTCCAATACAGGCAGGGCGCGAAGGAACAGCATATCCCCTGCCTATATTCCAAGGTCTGTGCAATAACTTCACAATTTTGAGGGTTTTGCACCTTGAGAAGTTTTCTTTCGAGGAAAACCTGCACAAAGCGATTGGTAATTTGGTGCACTTGAGATACCTGAGCTTCAGACATTCACGCTTTCAGAAACTTCCATCATCTGTAGGTAATCTTAAGTACCTACAGACACTTGATTTGAGGGTGAATTTCTTCTCATACTTGACTTTGCCGAATACTATACAGAAGTTGCAAAACTTGCGGAATTTATATCTTCCCCCTTCACATCATAACACGTATAAGTTGGAGCTAAGTCCTTTAAGCCACTTGGAAATGCTCAAGAACTTTGATACACAAGTTTCTCCTTTTAGAGATCTCTTCAAGTTAACAAAACTTCAGAAACTCGCAGCTGTTTTATCACTGGAGTTGAATGAGATGGATGAGATTATCACACACCTTACCCACAAAACGGGGAGACTCAGGGAAACATCCTTCCGCATTTACTACAGATTTAATTCAGAAAAAGATCTAAACCTTCTGAAGAGACTGTTAGGTTGTCACCACCTCCGCAAGTTAGATTTAATTGGACATATCAGTAAGCTACCAGAACACTACTTCTTTTCACAAAGCCTCACTAAGTTAACCTTGAGAAGGAGTGGACTTGAAGAAGACCCTATGCTTATTCTGCAGAAGCTGCCTAAACTATTTACCTTGTCATTACGTGGAAACGCGTTCGttggaaaggaaatgtgttgttctGCACAAGGGTTTCCCCTCCTTAAAACTCTTAAGATCCAAGGGCTGCCAAATTTAGAAAGCTGGAGGGTGGAGACAGGGGCCATGCCCAATCTAATTTATCTAGAAATTGAAGACTGCAAGAAATTGGAGAAGGTTCCGGATGGATTGAAATATCTAACTAAGATACAGGAGATAACGATTATAGACATGCCAGATACCTTCCAAAACAGGCTTGAAGAGGTTCAAGGGGAAGACTTTTACAAAGTTCAATTCAGGAAATTTTTCGGCACGAAGAATTTTCCCAAGATTAAACCCAAAATACTATTATCAG GACATAAGTTAGGCGGATTATTCCAGACCATTTGTCCATCAACAGTACCAAAGGAATGGAAGAGGGTATAA